A window of Amia ocellicauda isolate fAmiCal2 chromosome 20, fAmiCal2.hap1, whole genome shotgun sequence genomic DNA:
TCCATAATGTAAAAAAGTTAAGGCCAAATAGGCCAACAGCTGGTTTCCTTTTATATCTGAAGTGTGCTTATGACAAATGCAAACACTGCTTTACAAATTCATGAAGTATGTCATTTAGTTATGGGGGAAGAAACCAAGACAGGACATTCAATAAATAACTTCAGAATTGAAGTACTGTATATGTACCACAAAGGGGCTGCTTTAACAACTTGTTGAATTTAGCATCCATttgagtaataaagtaaaataaaaatgatctgATCACTGTTAAAACGGAAAACCACCTCTGTACAGGTATCATGAACAGATTCTAACAGTGGTATAATTCGACAAAAGCCTaatgtattttctgaatattaataaatgtattaatatcaTCCTGCGATAAATGCTgaatatgtattttactggcaaaataaataaaacaataaaaacaaaaaactaaactaaattctGGAATTGTAGGCTAGAATCTATTTTTGTTCAGCCTGAAAAGTGTCCCAATTTTCCGATCAGGAATTACCTTTTAGTTGAGTTAACTGACATAAGGCATGGGCGCACAATTctgtttaatatattaaaactaTATCCAAATAAGTGAAAATCAAATGTGAGGTTTCAATAATCACCTCTCTGAGATGTTTTGGAAACACTTAAATGACTTTAAGATTGAGATTCTTGCTCTCAAACTTCTGCTTAAAAGTAAatctcactttttattttagtttggcAAATATTTGGATTTGTCActtcatacatttttttcctgttctGGTAGTTTCATTGTAAgtcatgttttgtttagttatttataaatgttttacctTTTTGGTTTTGTGACTCGACAGTAAGATAAACACGCATGTCTTTCAATAATGTTTGTCAGAACAAAGAATTACACAGCTGAAACAAATGCATAGACATTTCAAGTTTTCAAACTTTTTGATCTGATTCAGAAATAAACACTTACAAATGAAGAACTTGAGTTCCTGGTTGTTTTAGGAACTATTGTCAAGGGACTACCTGGTTTTAATTTTCCATTGTTTGAGGAAAAAATCCTTTATGTTGCAAATCTTCTAATTCTCAAGAATCACCCGCTATTTTGGTAACTTATACAGGACAAAATAATATAGCTCCTGTTGCTTTTAATCCCACCTGTTTCCCCCCAGTTAAAGGCCCTCTATAATAAACATATAGTTTACCTACAGAGACAATTAAGCCATTAATGGTTTATACTGGTCAcagattttgtttgtgtatgtgtgcagaATTCAATCAGAAAAAAAGTGCATCTTGGGAATAGCTTTCTCATTACCATGCTTAATTGTTGTAGATTCATGAAAtcaattttgtatttcacatttCTCAACATCTGGCAAATTTCTTCAACAAACTAAGTCCACAtttaaaacccaaaacaaaataaacaaacaaaaagcagccATCCCAAATTTTCCTTGCATTTCAATAGTAAGATCAGTTATTTTATAACTTGCACCAAGATGCATAATTCATCCTTAGAAAAACCTTAAATGcttttttgaaataaaaataaatggtgtcAAATACTAATATGTGATTTCCTGTAAAATTACATTATCATAATTTCCCAATTAGCTTGCATTTGTAGTTTTAATTCTAACACAAagcttttgaaatgcaattaaaacaaaataataaggtccatatttttattaaaaaaaaaaaaaaaaaacataaatgattCTCGCtttcaaaaacttttttttggcCTGTAACAAGAAAAACCAGAACAAAACATTAATTAGAATCCAGTTATTTCTTTGTTCAACCATTATCTAAGCAGTACTGTTAGCAGAACCAGTTGGCTGTTGAATTTTTAAACCAGCTTTGACCAGTATCATTACCTAGACAACAGTACCACACAGaacatttcaaacaaacaaaatgcatgtcTAAGTTATGTTTTGTGATCTAAATATATTCTGGTCTTGGAATGACAATGCAGTATTCTGCCTCTCTTACAAATAAAAGCAGCCTACTGCAACAGATTTCCCTTTATTTAATGTGCTAGGCAAATCATCATTCAGAAACTAAATAAGAGTCTGAAATGTTGTTTtcaagttaaaaataataataatggaacaaTAGCtgataacagaaaacaaaacaaaacaggcagCCTGGAAATTTCCAGGAAAAACATTTACAACAACTAGAGCCCACAGAACACTGGGATTCAACCCACCATTAAAGCAATGGGCTTCAGGCACAACCAATGAAAAGCAGAATCAATTGGCTTTGAATTGAGTAATTTCCCTGGGCTGAATCCACAGTCTGACTTTTGTTCCACAGAAAGCAGCACACACATTAGGAGTGGACCAATCAGGGATGTTCCAGAAAAGTGTGGCTAAGGCAATGTCAAGAAAAATTAAGTTTGACATTTTATCACCTGGAAAAATAACTCAATttattgctttatttactttactttaattTGCATGAATTTGTACTCAtttatttagttgttgttttcccTCATTGTTGTGTTTTATATACAGATCTTACCCTACATATCAATTGTGAAATTTGGAAATCCATGTTTAAGATTATATTCTATAAGTGATTCTGAAATCAAATCAGATGGAACAACCCACATTAATCTATGTGTTTTCTGAGTTGGACTGAAATAATTATAGATTTATCTCATAACATACATTTTGCACTCAGCAGGCTAAGAGAGACTTTAATGAGATGGCTGTGAGGGCTCACAGCATGGTTCAAGCCAAGCCACTGGCACACAGGTACCAGATGATGTCAAGTTCTTCACTTTGATTCTTCATGTTAGATATCCATCTCAAACTGAGCATCATCTCCTTAAATGAAGGAAAATACATATGAAAGGCACTTAAGGTATGACAGtaattcaattcagttcagtttcTTTCCAATGCAAGATTGCAGAATAAATGCACACTCAATTCCTTAAGCAAATaagctttttatgtttttaacacTTAGGTTTGTTAAGTGCATTAAGTAGATTGCTAATTGCCATCCCACAAAAAGATTTCATACCATTTCAATTCATACGAGTTAAAAATGAagtataatttgtttaaatgttcTAAAAGTTTGTTTGTAACATTCTCTACTGGGCTTTCcaacttttatatttttcatatttcactATGATCCACAAGAGATATGAAAATTAACTCCTTTACGTGTGGTCACACAGGGCTGGATGCAATGGTCAAagaccttttattattattattatttttgtcatttagccgacgctcttatccagggcgacttacatttgtaccaaatttatacagctgggcattttactggagcagtctaagtgaagtaccttgctcaagggtacaacagcactgccccacccgggattcGAACCCTCCAatccagtcatgagtccagagccctaactactactccacagtgctgcctaacCTAAGGTGCAGACCTTCCCTAACCACATACACTGTGTAGCATCATGTACATTTCTTGACAACTATGGGAATGAATATACTGCTAgaagcagaaacacacacaattcataccaaaaaaaaagcaGTATTCTCTCCTCTTTGAAGAGTGACTCATTTTGGACTAATTGAGAGTGGAGAGAATGATTTTTAAGAGGACTATTTCATgaattatatatttagtttgCATTGTTCCCTGTGGGAGCTTTCCCCCAATACATAGCTGAATAGTGAGTGAATCTTCATGTTCCTTTTGTGGATCATGATGAAGTATGGGAAAGATAAATCTACAAGAGACAGCGCTAAAGAAGACTTGCTGAACATTTTATTGTTGAGAATGCAACAGATCTCTGACACTACTCCTATAAGAGCTATACAGAGAACAAAAATCTCCCTCTGACACTGCACAATTGCACAGGTGCTCAGTTTATTATGTGCAACTCTGCACCCCTTGAGAGTGGATAAGGGACAAGGTTGGGATGCCATTTGCAATCTCAAATCCCTTGGAATCATTTTGAACCTGGTTTCAAGGCTTAAAGAAGGAGTCTTTCAAGATCTTTCTGAATTCAATCATCCACTGCAACACCCAGTGCAGAAACTGCCGAATGCAGCACACTTACCCACACCTGGCTTGCCCTCATGGTTATTCACATTATTTGCctcattctttttattttcaattgcgGTATTTGGACTGGTCACTCCAGGGATGTCAGGAAGGTGGGCTGGAGGAGTCTGGGCAATGGGGGAATTGCGCCGATCCAACAGGAACTTACGGTCATAGATGATTCTGGTACCTAAACATACAGGATGCATCTTAGATGAGAATGATCAATGGATAGAAAGCATGCCTGGAAACTCACCAGAGGTagcaaaataaagttttgattATACTTTGCATATTCTCTAGAGTAAAGATTCAGTGCTTGACAGGGTACACTTtgctattatatttatttctcagTTCTGTGCTATTTGTTCTCCACCTACGATCAACAGATACtgcagaaacactgcattagTATTTCGCTGAAATAAGGGGTTCCTCAAAGTTAGACGCCTTTTGCTCTATTTTGTCAGAGCTTAAAGTTGGAACTAAATAATGAGAGTTGTAAATTTACTAGTGCAGACATCTCTCTtcacatatatttgaaaaaataatattgctCATACTGTAcgaaccaaaaataaaaaagctttaatGTTGTCAACTTGGACAACCCACCTAAAACGTATGCACTTGACATTTCACTTACTGACGTAACTGGAAGCCTACATTACATAACGAGCAGAGGGGAAGTGACAACAGCATAGATTAAGATCAACATTTTATTAAGACAAATTTGATTTCCACAGACACATTGAACATATGTCATAATGATCGGGGAACTGTGCATACGCCAATAGAGATATAAATGGTTTCCCATGCAGGAATGCGTTGCTACAATTATATCCTTTGCAAATCACTGCCACCACCGGGACCTATCCAACTGCATATGGGCGGTGCAAAagctttgtttttgctttggaaGTAGTCCTCCTGTTTCTTTTCACACCGTGGGCCTTTAACTACAACACTCATGACGGCTTTATGTATATTCAAAATCACTTATATAGGCTCTGTTTACCTCCTGGAGTAGTGGAGAATAAAGTGCCCCCAGGGGTGGTGCAGTAATTGTGAGGTAGCTGCGTTGTGTCGTTGATCAGCACCGTCCTGGTCGGAATGGCCCGGCTTTCACTGTGCTGACGACTGGACGACATTTCACCCGAAACGGTTATATATCAACTGTTAAAGTAGTAAAGGTGAGGGACGGTGGAAACCCGggtcttttccttctctttatCTCCCTTTGCAAAGCTCTCTCGTCTCTCCGTCTGTCCTCCCAGCCGTCAGCACGGTCCCCTCCCTCCGCCAGGAAGCACAACACACGGGCAACGGGAAGTGACGTCACCGCCAAACAGCACGTGTGGAggtcaacagaaaaaaaatatcaaaataaataaatataaactttaagtaattaaaaaaaactgtcaaCAATGCAAATACGATTGgcagattgtataaattaacaCATCACTATAATGCCGACTCATTGCAAAAATGAACGTAAAGAGTATAATAACAACTTGTCATGCTGGCCTCGTTCTGGTTACCGCACATTCTACAGTGTGCCACGTGTTTTCGACTCAAATCAAAGATTCATCTAAAACCGAACTGAAATATGTGAAATCGTTATATTTTACCATCGCAGTGTTTTGGCCTCACCAGCTGCTTTAGTTTTTGTTGCTGGATCTTAAAATGTTTGACCCTGCTTAGGTTGCATTGCCTTATTGTTGTTGAAGAGCTGTTTTCTGCGGGCATACTGAGCCCATTTCCATCCCAGGGGCGCTGCATTATCCCACTCTCCTGCACTAAGAAATCAAACAAGACAGTACACTGAATAAACGTTACTGTCACTATAGATGCATGTCTAGAATTAGGGttgaacacatttttatatCGCATTTACATTTCACTGTAGTTAAGGGGAAAAGTACAAAGTAACACAACTGTTATATTCTTTGTTTGTGAAGAATAAAACCCGCACAACAGTGTGTGTTCCCGAAAAGCCCAGCTGGGGAGTTGGCCGCACGCTGTGATTGGCCAGCCGTACGAGGAAGTGCAGCTGCTTCTGTACCTCAATGTGCACAGGAGTCAAAGGGGGGGCCCGACTAATCAGGTAAGGGATTTGCGCATCTGCTAATACACGTTTACTCAAAGTTACAGTAACAACTGGAGAAGTGCAATTGACTACTATCCACAGGAGCTGCTGCTGGTGAGTCTTAAGTAATTACAAGGTATTTCTGGGAAGCACGTTATTCAAACACGATCACATACCTTTGCAGAATGATAGCTTGCATGCTTCACGACTTTGATTAAATAAGCATTGCTTTAACATTAATTTTATATCGCAGTAAAAGAGCAGCTAGTGCACGCTCCTCCAGACCAGCTACAATCGATTAAGCTTCCTAGCAGAATATGCAACTTTCCCAAACAAACTAATGTAACAAACATGTGACTGGATACACTGACAGACGTGTTACTCAGGTTTTACACCAGGTTTAATGGCAGTCTTCCGAGTTTTGCAAGTTTCTGTGTCGCTGAAACTAACGGTGTATATTTCCAGCCGCTCCTAGTCCCTAAAATAGCAACAGATGCTGACTTGCATTGCAGTGTCTGGTTCATTGATTGATTAAGGCGGTCTACTGGTTCTCCTAAGGGGGattcaaaaaatgtattaatcgtAGCTTTTAATTGTGCACTTCAGAAAGACGTTTTACGTTATATTCGTATACGCTAttcatttgaatttaaaaacatgaagaaTGTGCAAGCCAGTGTCTTTGGTGTTTGGTATTTACTTTGGAATATATACAGAGTGGTTCTCATTACAGATACCTGATATAGTTATATATTGTTCTCCGAGTattgcacatttaaataattatttctagGAAACAAGtttaattcatttattcatcATCTACAACTGAGCCGGGCAAGGCAGGCCagtccatcacacacacacacacacacacacaaaacaagctGCATGATAACATTATCATCACTATTAAAGTATTATGaaacatgcattattattattattattattattattattattgaacgtTTATGTATCTAGGCAAGATGGGGGAAGCTGTAGCTAATGTTGCCAGGAGGATTAATGCAATTGTAGAAGATGAGAAAGACACCCTGGGTAAGTATAGAGAAAAATGATCAAAATGATACTTGTTGTACAGTACACTATACAGCTGAGGTGTCACAAAAATGCACTTTCATATCATTTTTGACTGGTACAACTCTTAGCAGGTAAACATCAGAACAGCAGGTGGTAGTATTATCCACATTTTGAAGCTTTTTTTTCGATTTTTTGAATGGAATGCATGACTTGATATTTTAATATGCCAAATTTCTTTTGAgatattatttgaataggccCTGTGTGTATTTCATTAATATTCCCAGGGTTTCACATTGAATGATATGTTGTGtggatttgtaattttgttttaatcttattatttatttgtgtttagaTCTTTATAACTGCAAACTGATTAGCTTTCCCGATGCAGTCTATAAAGTCTTAAGAAGTGTCATAGACAAGATCCATGTCATCACACTGGCGAACAATGAAATTAAAGTAATAAGCAGCAAATTCTTTACCACCTTCACACAGTTAAGAGGTAGGTGTCAGATACAAATACAGATGCCTATTTGTGACATTCAACATATAAGtatgtaattaatattttttcataatttaataTGACAGTATTAATGATGTATTCTATTTTTATAACaatagtgtatttattttgcagaacTGAACATGAAAGGTAATAAGCTAACCAAGCTCCCAGATGAAACTGGCACGATGCTGCACTTGACAAGCATCAACTTGGCCAGAAATAAATTTTCTGTCTTCCCAGAGAGACTTACTGATATTAAAACTCTTGAAAAGATTGATCTGGAGGGAAATGAAATCACTGGTGAGTACAGGTGTCTCTGTGAAACATGACCGCATTCTGATTCCTTGAATAAGTCTGCTTTAAAACTAGTTAAAATGCATTAAGCCTTATTCATATTTTAGCTAAGATAATAAGGAAACAATAAATGCTGCTTTGGGGGAAAGAAACCCATAACAAGTgattattgtttaattattaaaatagtcaCAAATACATGATTGAGCAGAATTTAGCTAAATTAGTATTAATACATGCAATTTCAATGCCTCTGAGAAGGGATTTACGGGCTCTGTGGATCATGCTCAGAGCTGTGAGGGAAACTGGGGCTTTCTTTTTGATCTTTCCCAGCTCATGTCTCAGGTTACAGGCTGCTTCTGTCGCATGTCGGACTttatagtgcagtacagtgtttcAATACTTACTGTTTCCCTGTCAATTAAAAgctcaaatcaaatacaaaGTTTTTCCCTGTGAGATACAATTTATATCAGATATGCatgtaatatatacacattcTCATCTGAAATCAATTgaataggctacattttaaattctaatgttattattattattttttatttatgctttatttttttctataattTGTCTGATCTTTTTTATTGTACATTAACTTCACCTGAGCAATTAAGACTAGAGAAATTAGTTGTGTTCCATAGCAATACAATTGTTCAAGTCTTTCAAGATATTTCTTCCTTTCACAGTGGACTGTTAAAACTAACACTTTGTGGTAAAAGTCTCCTGTAAttgaaatgaataatacatttccTGAAAGCAAAGATAGTAGTCTTTTACATATGCAGAGGAGACCTTTTTAAGGGTTAATGAAGTCAGAATAACTATTGATGGATTGTAAACTAGAACTCTGATGTTCTCCATCACTTCATATCcaggattaaatatttaatttaataataattgaattatttgaATGCAATTCAGCTAAAacatctgaaaaaatatatgaaaaactgtttgacaatttatttcatattttatttgacaGAAAGTAGCTTGTGACAGACTAGGAAACCAATTCTGTTTTTAGCAGACTGATTAAAAAGATGTCAACCTATGCTTACATGTGTTAATTTATTCGCAAGTAGCTTTTAGCATTTCATCAAAAGTATATCAAATATAGGTATACTTTCACTGTTTGCACAACATTAAGATGTACTTTAACAGCAGCTCAATAATTGGTTAATAATGGTTAACAAAAACAACTGAACAGCACATtacttgtacatttaaaataataaatgcagccaaattataattatcattCAGATTGTGTTAACACAACAGACTAACTAAATTATTTACTGAATAAAGAAACTCCATTATAATGTCTTCAGGAACAAATTCAAGAGAACACATCAAGGTCCTCAATGCATAATAAGAACATTATTCTTTGTATCTGAATCCCCAAAGCCTTAATGATCATCAGTAATATTTCAAAATGGAATATAGtaaattatgtacatttatgTAACAGTGATTAAAAAGGTTATTTGAACCATTACTCAGTAAATAGATGCAGAAGACATGAGGACCACATTATCTTGTAGACAAGTCTTGAAAGATGTATAATATTGCCCACGTTTACACAGACATTGATTATTTTTACGGCAGTTCTGCAGCTGCATCAACAAAACGCCAATCCATACCCCAATGTAGtctgaattttaattttaaggaACTGATCAACATAAGCAGATGGTCCAATTACagtacaattgcattttttacttttgtctgtttttttttaatgaatgtgcctttcatatacttttatttttatcctgCAGAAGTACCAGTGGAAAAGCTCCTGACTATGCCAGCTTTACAGAGTGTAAATTTGAAGTCTAATCCTCTGAACAAAGAGAGTTTAGCAGTCATTAGACCATCCTTAACATTTGCGCTATTGACTACTGTTGAAGACTGAAGCATGTTCTGCTAAATGAAATTTAGCCTTACAggatttttaacattttccatattattttttcttatggAATgtaacttattatatttattttgctgtggtTATGGTTATGGATGAGGACCGAGTTTATTTTCTAAACCTGTTTTAAAGCACCAGAGTGAGTTAACTACAAATGTACCACCAAGTGCAGATTTGTTGAGCATGGTTTGGCAGtctttctagttttttttaaaaaggactaTGCATTCATTGAATGTGAAGCTTGTGGATTGAATATATTCTTAAGTGCATGGTGCACCAATAATGTAAAATGCCCCGTGTCACCCCAAGAAAATACACCAGCTGGTTTTTCTAAGAATGGACTGTTTACGATTTCTCTTTGAGGCAACTTGTTCTAGTTTTGCAGTTTGTAGCAACAATTGGCAAACAATGAAGACAACTGTGGACAGGTTTTACCTTAACAGCTCTTATTATGTGTTCTAATTAGTTCTGGAAGTTTTCCAAGAAGGCAGCTGCATGAACTGAAATGAATGCCTAAATTAGAATGTGGATTTAATTTTGCTTGGTGTTATTGCCTTCCAGTGGCCAGTTTATTAGATACTGAGTGAAAATGAATCAACACTAATGGATCTGTTTCATTTTCAATAAATGTACTACTGTATATTCCTTTTTGGGTATGCCTGGGTCCTTGTCCCTTTCTTTTCAGTTGGGTGACCATACTGTGGGAGTCTCTATCCTATGTCTAAGAAGGGAATAATTAGAGCATAACTTTGTTTGTAATATGAGTCACCATTTATAATATGAGTgtaacattattaatattaatattaatatatatatatatatatatatatatatatatatatatatatatatatatatatatatatatatatatatatcaagttaTTTTTTGTACCCTGTAATATACTAGATTAactaaagtattttgtattcttacaatgaatacatagacAGAAATGTTAactatttcaatatttgtaaagATTACTATTAGTTACATTTGTATTGGTAGTACAGCTCCCTCTCTTTTCAGGTCCACATGAATGTATAACATGTATCGCTTCAGAAATGTACTCTATTATAAATCCAAGCCTTAATATCAAGCTGCACAGTAGATAAAGGCAAGGCTATGAGATGTTCTGAGTTCCTCTAATCAAATCCCCCACAAGCTTGGCATAATGGTTAAGTTTCAGAGTATGTGGGCTGTACTGGAAGTACCTGCAAGTGGTGGCATTGTCTGTGATTGATAGAGCATGTGCTCTGTCTCAAGAGCAGCTGTACATTGGGAGGATGTAATTGGATTAGATAGTTcgtaaaagtacatttagttttataaatatttattataaatttatatttacaaatctgaatataggtcaTTACATGAAGTGTCatgcaccaagtttcacatctgtctcATTAGCGATTTGGAAGTAGAAGAGGTATGAATATTGTCTAATAATTGTCACTTAATCCAATATTGGCACCAAACGATATGACATATAACATATGAGGGACAAC
This region includes:
- the eif4ebp2 gene encoding eukaryotic translation initiation factor 4E-binding protein 2, coding for MSSSRQHSESRAIPTRTVLINDTTQLPHNYCTTPGGTLFSTTPGGTRIIYDRKFLLDRRNSPIAQTPPAHLPDIPGVTSPNTAIENKKNEANNVNNHEGKPGVGDDAQFEMDI